In the genome of Chrysemys picta bellii isolate R12L10 chromosome 17, ASM1138683v2, whole genome shotgun sequence, one region contains:
- the NCCRP1 gene encoding F-box only protein 50 has product MASQQLRAQTLPLSPGAQERGWQQQFEGAWELGRRGVPLPRDPDWKALCEHKPFERNLLQSPNPEGVNISEPAPRQPPNSPRGPLESLGNFSGWAISTEELPPQTGDKKPGSAAPRLSWCIKQQRVDLLAEGLWEELLDSYQPNITVMDWYEDSRLAETVYQLHVRLLAADGQTPLREFHHQGPEHGASQEKKNWCHVSHVFHDYGPGARYVHFQHRTLDAETPGGFCRTRATDSSVSVQLRD; this is encoded by the exons ATGGCGTCCCAGCAGCTGCGGGCCcagaccctgcccctctcccccgggGCCCAGGAGCGGGGCTGGCAGCAGCAGTTCGAAGGGGCCTGGGAGCTGGGCCGCAGGggggtccccctgcccagggACCCCGACTGGAAAGCCCTGTGCGAGCACAAGCCCTTCGAGAGGAACCTGCTACAGAGCCCGAACCCCGAAG gTGTGAACATTTCGGAGCCAGCTCCTCGCCAGCCACCCAACAGTCCCCGGGGGCCGCTGGAGTCCTTGG GTAATTTCAGCGGCTGGGCCATTAGCACCGAGGAGCTCCCTCCCCAGACGGGCGACAAGAAGCCCGGCTCTGCGGCTCCGCGCTTGAG CTGGTGCATCAAACAGCAGCGGGTCGACCTGCTGGCCGAGGGGCTGTGGGAAGAGCTCCTGGACTCCTACCAGCCGAACATCACCGTCATGGACTG GTACGAAGACAGCCGTCTGGCCGAAACCGTGTACCAACTGCACGTCCGGCTTCTGGCCGCCGACGGGCAGACGCCCCTGCGGGAATTCCACCACCAGGGCCCCGAGCATGGGGCATCCCAGGAGAAGAAGAACTGGTGTCAT GTTTCCCACGTTTTCCATGACTACGGCCCGGGAGCGCGCTACGTCCATTTCCAGCACCGGACCTTGGACGCCGAGACGCCGGGTGGGTTCTGCCGCACCAGAGCGACGGACAGCAGCGTCTCCGTGCAGCTGCGGGACTGA
- the LOC103306473 gene encoding interferon lambda-3-like encodes MSRTLLVSALLLALVDAFAEGAPNEMLRDPAANCSARIFRRKLDKLSECQNLLVLEKKVDVTIRVIQNLSDPELVRNASKPLEILASIQEDLRSCIQLKGLGGDPAAQQPVLARWLRNAYAGKSEGSARCLEEAMIFNLFRLLNDLQNVAHKFNESCH; translated from the exons ATGAGCCGGACGCTGCTAGTctcagctctcctgctggcattgGTGGACGCTTTTGCCGAAGGGGCTCCA AATGAGATGCTCCGGGACCCTGCTGCGAACTGTTCCGCCAGGATCTTCCGCCGGAAGCTGGACAAGCTGTCG GAATGTCAAAACTTGCTGGTGCTGGAGAAGAAAGTGGATGTGACCATCAGGGTCATTCAGAACCTCAGCGATCCCGAGCTGGTCAGGAACGCGTCCAAGCCCCTGGAGATCCTGGCGAGTATCCAGGAGGACCTGAGGAGCTGT ATCCAGCTGAAGGGCCTGGGTGGCGACCCTGCTGCGCAGCAGCCCGTCCTCGCCAGATGGCTCCGGAACGCCTACGCCGGAAAAAGCGAG GGGTCTGCCAGATGCCTGGAGGAAGCTATGATCTTCAACCTCTTCCGCCTACTGAACGATCTGCAGAATGTTGCCCACAAGTTCAACGAGTCCTGCCACTGA
- the LOC112060276 gene encoding sushi domain-containing protein 6-like isoform X2, translating to MVKAPGCPGLRRPSGYLPTALFFAALCGSDAGLRRKDCQFPDPSDHTTYRCASPACKLSLGSGAFKAGSMVQHFCEAGYTLAGHPGVSVCKGGQWSVLKPVVCKPLEGSPVPHPGSVITVSSIPMVAAASVTASALLLVAMVCVLVGPKPCSHRWYEPMEESEVSTVDSCPVPLPSYEEAVYGSQGCPVPPAPPTPTPLILSRGLAPPSETAEPCWSPEAATPPPSYQESQAAAAGGSGLARPTVPPAWFLFPGAAKDPRR from the exons ATGGTGAAGGCGCCGGGATGTCCCGGGCTGCGCCGGCCCTCGGGTTACCTCCCCACGGCTCTGTTCTTCGCGGCACTCTGCGGCTCTGATGCTGGCCTCAGGAGGAAAG ATTGCCAGTTCCCGGACCCTTCCGATCACACTACCTACAGGTGCGCGTCCCCGGCGTGCAAGCTATCTCTGGGCAGCGGCGCGTTTAAGGCTGGCTCCATGGTGCAGCATTTCTGCGAAGCCGGCTACACCCTGGCCGGCCACCCTGGGGTCTCTGTCTGCAAGGGCGGCCAGTGGAGCGTGCTGAAGCCGGTCGTCTGCAAGCCCCTGGAAG gatCCCCGGTGCCTCACCCCGGCTCGGTCATCACTGTCTCCTCCATCCCCATGGTGGCTGCGGCCTCGGTGACGGCATCCGCCCTGCTGCTGGTGGCCATGGTGTGTGTCCTGGTGGGGCCGAAACCCTGCAGCCACAG GTGGTACGAGCCCATGGAGGAGTCCGAGGTGAGCACCGTCGACAGCTGCCCAGTGCCGCTCCCGTCTTACGAGGAGGCCGTCTATGGCTCCCAGGGGTGCCCCGTGCCGCCCGCTCCCCCCACGCCGACGCCCCTCATCCTCTCCAGGGGCCTGGCCCCCCCATCGGAAACAGCCGAGCCCTGTTGGAGTCCGGAGGCCGCCACCCCGCCCCCTTCCTACCAGGAGAGCCAAGCGGCAGCTGCgggcggctccggcctggcccggcccacgGTGCCCCCTGCCTGGTTCCTGTTCCCCGGGGCTGCAAAGGACCCGCGCAGGTAG
- the LOC112060276 gene encoding sushi domain-containing protein 6-like isoform X1 — MVKAPGCPGLRRPSGYLPTALFFAALCGSDAGLRRKDCQFPDPSDHTTYRCASPACKLSLGSGAFKAGSMVQHFCEAGYTLAGHPGVSVCKGGQWSVLKPVVCKPLEGSPVPHPGSVITVSSIPMVAAASVTASALLLVAMVCVLVGPKPCSHRCWRWYEPMEESEVSTVDSCPVPLPSYEEAVYGSQGCPVPPAPPTPTPLILSRGLAPPSETAEPCWSPEAATPPPSYQESQAAAAGGSGLARPTVPPAWFLFPGAAKDPRR; from the exons ATGGTGAAGGCGCCGGGATGTCCCGGGCTGCGCCGGCCCTCGGGTTACCTCCCCACGGCTCTGTTCTTCGCGGCACTCTGCGGCTCTGATGCTGGCCTCAGGAGGAAAG ATTGCCAGTTCCCGGACCCTTCCGATCACACTACCTACAGGTGCGCGTCCCCGGCGTGCAAGCTATCTCTGGGCAGCGGCGCGTTTAAGGCTGGCTCCATGGTGCAGCATTTCTGCGAAGCCGGCTACACCCTGGCCGGCCACCCTGGGGTCTCTGTCTGCAAGGGCGGCCAGTGGAGCGTGCTGAAGCCGGTCGTCTGCAAGCCCCTGGAAG gatCCCCGGTGCCTCACCCCGGCTCGGTCATCACTGTCTCCTCCATCCCCATGGTGGCTGCGGCCTCGGTGACGGCATCCGCCCTGCTGCTGGTGGCCATGGTGTGTGTCCTGGTGGGGCCGAAACCCTGCAGCCACAGGTGCTGGAG GTGGTACGAGCCCATGGAGGAGTCCGAGGTGAGCACCGTCGACAGCTGCCCAGTGCCGCTCCCGTCTTACGAGGAGGCCGTCTATGGCTCCCAGGGGTGCCCCGTGCCGCCCGCTCCCCCCACGCCGACGCCCCTCATCCTCTCCAGGGGCCTGGCCCCCCCATCGGAAACAGCCGAGCCCTGTTGGAGTCCGGAGGCCGCCACCCCGCCCCCTTCCTACCAGGAGAGCCAAGCGGCAGCTGCgggcggctccggcctggcccggcccacgGTGCCCCCTGCCTGGTTCCTGTTCCCCGGGGCTGCAAAGGACCCGCGCAGGTAG
- the SYCN gene encoding syncollin: protein MATAHPLLLLPLLLASAWAQCPAPADLKNADGSKICAQLYTDDSPYYAQCCGGNVLQVQPGDDVPYIPLGWNDKISSLVVAPRCDLSVWSRNGKEGYSRKFNSGVVYRLREIKKGLFGDWDNSISAYYCKCN, encoded by the coding sequence ATGGCCACCgctcaccccctgctcctccttcctctgctcctggcctcgGCCTGGGCCCAGTGCCCGGCGCCGGCGGATCTGAAGAACGCGGACGGGAGCAAGATCTGTGCCCAGCTGTACACCGACGACAGCCCCTACTACGCCCAGTGCTGCGGGGGCAACGTGCTGCAGGTGCAGCCCGGCGACGACGTCCCCTACATACCGCTCGGCTGGAACGACAAGATCTCCTCCCTGGTGGTGGCGCCGCGCTGCGATCTCAGCGTCTGGTCCAGGAACGGCAAGGAAGGCTACAGCCGCAAGTTCAACAGCGGGGTGGTATATCGGCTGCGGGAGATCAAGAAGGGGCTCTTCGGGGACTGGGACAACTCCATCTCCGCCTACTACTGCAAGTGCAACTGA